Genomic DNA from Acuticoccus sp. MNP-M23:
GCCTCGCTGACCGGGTCCACACCCGTCGCGGGCTCGTCCAGCGTCTCGTCGATCGTGGACACGACGTCATCGACCGGCCCAGCCGCGGGATCACCCGCCTCGCCGATCGGGTCCACACCCGTCGCGGACTCGTCCAGCGTCTCGTCGATTGCGGACACGACATCATCGACCGGCCCAGCCGCGGGCTCGCCTGCCTCGCCGACCGGATCGGCACCAGAAACGGGCTCGTCCAGCGTCTCGTCGATCGCGGACACGACGTCATCGACCGGCCCAGCCGCGGGATCGACCGCCTCGCTGACCGGATCGGCATCAGACGCGGGCTCGCCCAGCGTCTCGTCGATTGCGGACACGACGTCATCGACAGGCGCGGCCGCGGGGTTGCCCGCCTCGCTGACCGGGTCCGCGTCCGACGTGGGCTGGTCCAGGGACTCGTCGATCACCGGCACGGCGTCATCGACCGGCGCGGCCGCGGGTTCGCCCGCCTCGCCGACCGGGTCCACACCCGTCGCGGGCTCGTCCAGGATCTCGTGGTTCACGGACACGACATCATCGACCGGCCCAGCCGCAGGCTCGCCTGCCTCGCCGACCGGATCGGCACCAGAAGTGGGCTCGTCCAGCGTCTCGTCGATCGTGGACACGACGTCATCGACCGGCCCGGCCACGGGGTCGCCCGGCGCGCTGACCGGGTCCACACCCGACGTGGGCTCGTCCAGCGCCTCGTCGATTGCGGACACGACGTCATCGACCGGCCCGGCCGCGGGGTCGCCCGGCTCGCTGACCGGGTCCGCACCAGACGCGGGCTCGTCCAAGGTCTCGTCGATTGCGGGCACGATGTCATCGACCGGCCCGGCCGCGGGATCACCCGCCTCGCTGACAGGGTCCGCACCAGAAGCGGGCTCGTCCATGGTCTCGTCGATTGTGGGCACGACGTCATCGACCGGCCCGGCCGCGGGATCACCCGCCTCGCTGACCGGGTCCGCAGCAGAAGCGGGCTCGTCCAGCGCCTCGTCGATCGCGGACACGACGTCATCGACCGGCCCAGCCGCGGGGTTGCCCGGCTCGCTGACCGGGTCCGCGCCAGAAGTGGGCTCGTCCAGCGTCTCATCGATCGCGGGCACGACGTCATCGACCGGCCCAGCCGCGGGATCGACCGCCTCGCTGACCGGATCTGCATCAGACGCGGGCTCGTCCAGCGCCTCGTCGATCGCGGACACGACGTCATCGACCGGCCCTGCCGCGGGATCGCCCGCCTCGCTGACCGGCTCCGCACCAGAAGCGGGCTCGTCCAGCGTCTCGTCGATTGCGGACACTACGTCATCAACCGGCCCGGCCGCGGGATCGTCCGGCGCGCCGACCGGGTCCGCGCCAGAAGCGGGCTCGTCCAGGGTCTCGTCGATTGCGGACACGACGTCATCGACCGGCCCTGCCGCGGGATCGCCCGCCTCGCTGACCGGGTCCGCACCAGAAGCGGGCTCGTCCGGCGTCTCGTCGATCGAGGACGCGACGTCCTTGATCGGTCCGGCCGCGGGGTTGCCCGGCGCGCCGATTGGAGGCGCAACATCAGGAGCCGAAACGTCACCGGCTACAGCATCTTGCGTTGAACCCTGGCTCTCAATAGCCCCGGCCAAATCGCCCTCATCCGCATCAGCGCTATCGCCAACGAGGTCGATATTCGAAGCATGGAGAAGGCTTGGCTCAAGCACGTCCGAGGTCGTGCCCGACGTTGTCGGCGACCTCGGTTCGTCTGACCGGCTCCTAATACCGCTCTCTGACGCCGGATCTTGATCGACTTCGATCGCGGCCACCATTCCGGCGGTCATGTCGGCCACGCCAATTGATCCAATCCCGTCGACTAGATCTACGGCCTCATAAAGCTTCGCCTCGTCCAACGGCCCCGGTTTTTCTATGACTGCCATTACAACCCCCACTGCGCACCTTCAGTGGATGAATTATATTGGATTGCGATCTGATCCATAAAATGCGCAGATAATAGTTTTTCATTATTCAGTTGGTGTTTTATTTATGGATATTTAAGAAAGATCTCTCCAGTATACAATATGACTACTCCTGAATTTCTCTTAGGCATAAAAGAGATATAGAGAATATGTTCGTGTGCGATGGATCTATCAAAGAAGTGAAAACATAAACGCATCGTATAAAGTATTCTTGACGGGATTGCGTTGCGGAAAGCAGTCTACAGCCATTGCCCGCGCCGTGAGCCGAGCTGGCTGCACCCGTCGAATGATCTTCAGCCTTACCTCCCAGCAGTGCGCAATTTCGGTAAGGCGTCGCTCCTCCTCGTCACGCAACGGCTGCGTGTCGGTCGACCGGGCAGGGGCCCGGAGGCGAGCGTGCGAAGCGGTCGTACTTGGTGACGATGATCACGTCTCCGTCCCGCGCCTAGGTGTTTCGTCCCGGACTTTGATGGTGCAGTCTTTTCGCAGGAACGGAAGGATGCGCTGTGGGACGTGTTCTACACGGGAGCGCCACGACGACAGAGGCGATCTGTCGACCAATACAAGATAGTCAAGAGAGCCTGAAGGGTTCTCGCCAAAACGCTACGGGATCAACCAGAAGACCGTCGCCAAATGGAAGAAACGTGGCTCAGGCAAGGACTGGCCGGCGGGGCCACGAGAGGCAAAGTCCACGGTTCTGTCGGCCGAGGACGCGGCGATCGTCGGCGCACTCTGCTGCCGCTGGACGACTGCCTCTATGCGCTCCAGCCGACGATCCCGCACCTCACCCGTTCATCTCTCCACCGCTGCCTCCAGCGCCAACAGATGACGCACATGTTCGCGATGGGGTGCCGCGACCACGGCATCGAGCACCGGTTCACCAAGATTAATCATCCGTGGACCAACGGCCAGGCCCTGCGGATGAACCGGACCATCAAAGACGCCACCGCCAAGCGCTTCCACCACGACGATCAGGAGCAGCTTAGGCGGCACCTCGACGACTTCATCGCCGCCTACAACTACGGCCGTCGTCTCAAGACCCTCAAGGGCCTCACACCTACGAGTTCGTCTGCCAAAGATGGGCAATCGACCCCGACAAATCCAAACTTGATCCAATCCATCAAATCCCGGGACTGAACACCTAGATAGTCGCTGAAAAGCAATATAATGAAGAAAATTACCCTGTCATTTAATGCGTCTGCTATTATTGTTTCGTTCGTGCGCCCCGCGCACGCAAAAGGTTTCGAGTATGAAACTTTCTGATCTCGACAACTTTAACGGCTTCCGTGTCGATGGCGTCGATCCGTCCGACTACAGCGGATACGCAGTCGCCGGCGCGGGCGACATCAATAACGACAGTTTCGACGATGTCATCATCGGAGCCTACAACGCGCGCGGCCTGGAATATGACGAGGCTGGCGCGAGTTATGTCGTCTTCGGTCATGCAGGCGGCTTCCCGTCTTTCTTTTCGCTCAGTGACTTGGATGGCACCAACGGCTTCCGTCCCGATCCGGTCGGCGAATTCGGCCGCAGCGGATTCTCCGCATAGAGTGCGGGGGACCTCAACAACGACGGCATTGGCGACCTCATCATCGGTGAGCCGTGGTCGAGCGGAGGTCGGAGATTCGTCGTCTTCGGCTTTCACCCGCAGGACGCGAGCTTCCTTTACCCCGCGCACCAGGAGGCCGGCTACACCATAGGCATGGTGCTGTCCGGGTTCGGGGGGGGCGGGGTTTCGGATCGTGGCAGGCAACGAGGACGGGTTCTTCGCAATCGACGAGGCGGGCCGAATCTCGCTCACGCCGGCTGGCGCCGCTGGCGCGGCGAACGACTTTCGCGAAACCCCGAATGCTTCCGCTTTGACCGTCAGCAAGGCGATCGCCAGCGGGGAGACGATCGAGAGCAGTGTTGGGATCGACGTCAAGAACCCGTATTATTACTATTCCCCGATGACCGACAGGCCTGCACCGCGCGAAGAGCTGCAACTATTGGGCACGGCGGCCGATGACTATCGCGTGGGAGGGGGGGGGGGCGTAAAAGCGACACGCTCGTCGGCCGAGCCGGGGATGATACGATGTTGGCGGCAGGAGGGACGACGTCATATAAGGTGGCGCAGGAGAGTATCCAATTTATGGCGACGACCATAGTGACGAGCTTTTTGGCAACAAAGGCGCGGATACGATCAAGGGCGGCAACGGAGATGATACGATAAGCGGAGGCCGGGACGCGGATCGCCTTTATGGCGAAGATCGCGCTGACAGGCTCTACGGCGACCACGGCAATGACCCCATTTACGGCGACCGAGGCCCAGATTCACTCTTCGGCGGCGGCCAGAACGACCTTCTGATCGGTGGGTGGGACAACGATGTCCTGCGAGGCGAGCAAGGCGACGACGTCTTGCTCGGCCAGCAGGGCAGCGACAAACTGCTCGGCGGCAGCGGATCTGATACCCTCAGGGGCGGAACCGGCTACGACTTGATCTTCGGCGGGAAAGGCGATGACGTCCTCGACGGCGGTGAAGGTGCCGACGTTTTGAGGTTCGACCGGAACGATGGGCAGGACAAGATCCGCGATCTTGATCCGATCATCGACAACATCAGCCTGCAAGACTTCGACATCGATTTTGACGATCTATGGATCCGCGAACTCCCGCGGGGCGACACGGTCGTCTCCGTGGATAATCTGCGCATCATCCTTGAGGATGTCAGCGCGGCCCAAACCCTCGAACACCAAAAAGCCTGCGGAGCAGGTGGTAAAAGGCATTCGTCGGGCGACCCAGCGCACTTCTCGGCGGAAGACAAGATCCGGATCGTGCTCGACGGCCTATGCGGCGAAGGACACCTTCGCCGAGCTCTGCCGCAAGGAAGGCATTGCCCAGAGCCTGTATCACACCTGGTCGACGGAATTCATGGAGGCGGGCAAACGCCGGCTTGCCGGTGACACCGCCCGTGCCGCTACGACCGACGAGGTGAAGGATCTGCGCCGCGAGCCCAGCGGGCTGAAGGAATGCGCCGCCGACCTGACGCTCGAGAACCGCCTGCTCCGCAAAAGCAGGAGCGCGGATGGGGGCGACGACGCATGAGGTATCCCGGAACCCAGAAACTCGAGATTATCAGGATCGTCGAGCAGTCCCACCTGCCGGCGCGCAAGACGCTGGCGCAATTGGGTATCCCGCGCCAAACTTTCTGCGACTGGTATGACCGCTACGTCGAGAGCGGTCCCGAAGCGCTGGAAGATCGGCCATCGGCACCCGGCCGGGTATGGAACCGTATCCCGGCTGAAATCCATGACCAGATCATCAAGCGCAGCGCTGGAGCAGTCCGACCTGTCGCCCCGGGAGCTGGCGGTGCGGTTCACCGACGAGCAGCGCTACTTCGTGTCGGAAGCAACGGTTTACGGCCTGTTGAAGGCCCGTGATCTGATCACCCGCCCTGCCTGTGTGGTGATCAAGGCCGCGGATCGCTTCCACCCCCGGACCACCCGACCGAACGAGATGTGGCAGACCGATTTCACCTGCTTCAAGATCATCCGCTGGGGCTGGATGTACCTCTCGACCGTGCTCGATGACTTCTCCCGCTGCATCATTGCATGGAAGCTGTGCCGCACGATGCGGGCCGAGGACGTGACCAATATACTGGACACGGCGCTCGCGGCATCGGGCTGCGATCGGGGACACGTGAACCACAGGCCACGCCTGCTGCCAGATAATGGCCTTGCACCATCGCCAGCGATCTCGACAATTACATCGAGGCCCACAAGATGAAGCATGTGCGCGGTGCGCCCTTCCACCCCCAGACCCAGGGCAAGATCGAGCGCTGGCACCAGACCATGAAGAACCGCATCCTGCTGGAAAACGACTTCCTGCCCGGCGACCTCGAATGCCGGTTCGCAGCCTTCGTCGCGCACTACAATGACCGGCGGTCCCACGAGAGCCTGGACAACGTGACACCCGCCGATGCCGACTTCGGCACGGCCGCTACCATCATCAAGCAGCGTGAGAAGATCAAGCGACAGACCATCGAACATCGGCGTTTGCAGCACCGCAAGCTCGCCGCCCAACATCAATCATCAGACGAGGCCGACACTCCGCTTATCTACGCCCCGACCTGCGCCAAATGTTCTGACGACGGACAATCATTCTCAAGATCTGATCTTGCGAAAGGCGGTGGAGCGCACCGTCACCGACCTTCGGGACCGCATTGGTGAGGTTCTCGACCCCGTCACACCCAATGAGGCCCCAGCTCGCTTTCGCGCCGCCGGCTATGACCCGGACCGATCGCGAAACGCTCTAGGAAAGTATGACGCCAGTTTTAAGACTAAGTCATTGAAAGGGTGTGGTGGGCGTGCACGGGCTCGAACCGTGGACCCGCTGATTAAGAGTCAGCTGCTCTACCAACTGAGCTACACGCCCTTGAGAGCCGGGGAAGTAAGCCGGATCGGGCGGCGCGTCAACCGTCGTGCGCCGCTTCTGTGCAATTCATATGCTCTGGCCTGTCGCTTTTTTCAGATAGCAACCGCTGATCTGCCACGAACCGTCTTCTTGCAGGGCAAGGGTGTAGAGCGCGGTCCAGGCCGCGCCTTCGCTGTCGGTCAGAGCGACTTCCTGCGCGAAGTGGGTGGTGTCGATCTCCTGCGTGCGCAGGAACACGGGCGCGCCGGCACCATAGACCGCAGGATAACCGCGGCGCACCATGGTGATGAACCGCTCCGCGCTCGGGAACATCCGTTTGATCTGGGGGGCAGCCAGCGCATAGGCCGCCTCCGCGTCGCCGGCACGGAAGGCGGCCAGCTGCCGCGAAATCGTCTCCTTCACCGCCTGCGGATCGGCGCTGGCCGGCAGAGCCGTGAACAATGCGGAGAGGGCGAATGACGCCGTGAGCGCCAGCGCAACGAACGGTCGTTTCATGACATGCTCCATCTCGGACGGTCCGGGCGAAGCCAGACAGAGGCCACCCGGCGCAGAAACAAAGCGTAGCGCAAGCGGAGGCAGATGGAAGGGCCGCAGCGCCGCAGGGGCGACTGCTGCGGCCGCGGCAGTCATTTCATCAGGTTGGCGGCAAGCTCGCGCAGCTGCGGGCCGAGGTCGTCCCGGTCGAGGCCAAAGGCGACGTTGGCGCCAAGGAAGCCGATCTTCGATCCGCAATCATAGGTCGTGCCGTTGAAGCGCAGCCCCTTGAAGCCTTCGTTCTGCATGAGGCGGAGCATGGAATCGGTAATCTGGATTTCGCCGCCGGCGCCCTTTTCCTGATTCTCAAGCATGCCGAAGATCTTGGGCTGCAGGATGTAGCGGCCGGTGATGATGAGGTTGGACGGCGCGGTGCCGGCCTTGGGCTTTTCCACCATGCCGGTCACGTCGAAGACGTCGCCGGAACCGTCGATCTCGACGACACCGTACTGATCGGTGCTTTCTTCCGGCACCTCTTCGACGGCAATCACGTTGCCGCCATGCTCGTTGTAGACGTCCATCATCTGGGCCATGCAGCCGCGCTCGGCCTTGATGATGACGTCAGGCAGGAGGAGGGCGAAGGGCTCGTCGCCCACCAGATGGCGGGCGCACCACACCGCGTGGCCAAGGCCGAGAGGCGCCTGCTGGCGTGTGAACGACACATTGCCGGCCTCCGGCAACTCGCGCCGCAGGTGTTCCAGCGGGCCGGTCTTGCCGCGCTTTTCCAGCGTGTCTTCCAGCTCGAAGGCGTGATCGAAGTGGTCTTCGATCACACCCTTGTTGCGGCCGGTGACGAAAATGAACTGCTCGATCCCGGCCTCGCGGGCTTCGTCGACCACGTACTGCAGAACGGGACGGTCGACCACCGTCAGCATTTCCTTCGGCATTGCCTTGGTGGCGGGGAGGAACCGTGTCCCAAGCCCCGCAACCGGGAGGACCGCCTTGCGCACAGGCTTCATGTGACGCGTCTCCAATATTTTATTGGCATCCCGGCATTTATGCGGGGCGCTATTGCTTCACGTTTAGAAGCCTGTAGCGGAACGTTCGTTCCAGAAGCAACCCTAAAACAAGGGCGCCGATCACCCAGCTGAAATAGTATGCCGGGCTGAAGAAGCCGCTGTTGTAGTCTTCGAAGTATACGCTTCGGACAAATTCAGTAGAATGCAGGATCGGATTGTAGAACAAAATCTTCTGAACGCTGAGCGGCATCGATTCTGCCGTGTAGAACATGCCTGAGCAGATGGCGAGCGGCATTGTAACCGTCGACCAGATCACCCCCCAGAACTTGAACCAGGTTTTGATCACGGCGTTGAGCGATGCAAATCCAAGCGCGATGAACGAGTTGCAGACAGGCGCTGCCAGCGACAGCATGAGGTTCTGCGGCCACGGCGCATCGTAAACGACACAGAAAAACACGGTCATGCCCAGGAACAGGGAGATCATCACCAGGGTGTTGGTGAAGATCCCGCTGACCATCAAATCGATGGGGCGAACATGCGGCAGGCCGAGCACGCGGCGCAGCCTCATGTAGCCTTGCTCCCCGGCCATCTGGCCCTGCTTGAACACGTTGATGGCGATGATGCCGGTCATGAAAAACAGCATCAGATAGTCACCGGCCTGCGGCACGCGCATGCGGATGGTGCTGAAGACGAGGGTCATCATCAGGATCATCGCCAACGGTTCGATCAGGCTGGAAAACACGCCGAGCGGGGATTCCCGGGTCTTCAGCTGCAGGAGACGCGTCGCCACGGTCCAGATGATCCGCGATTGTGCGACGAATGTCCCCGAAAGTGTCGTCGTTGCCATACAGGTCTTTCAAACAATCGAGCGGTCAGACAGTTTTCAGAAAGTCCGCCTCGAGTGGATCACACGCCGCGGGGTAACACGGGTCGTTGTCAAGCCATGCGGCCCAGTCCTCGCGGAACCGGTCGGCCTCCACGGCGCGCTCCATCCGCCAGACGGGTCCGCCGCGGGCAAACGGGTTGTCTGTCTGCCGTGGGCCGATGGAGATGGACTCGTGATGAACGGCGCGGGCCGTTCCCACCAGAACGCTGCTTAAGCCAAGGCGCCGGGCCCGGAGGCAAAGGTCGACGTCGTTGTAAAGGACGGGATAGCGCTCTGCGCGAAATCCGCCAAGTGTTTCGAACAGGGAACGGGAAACCCCGAGCAGCGCGCCGGTGACCGCAACGGTTTCGGTGACACGGTTGCGGCGACCGGCGTAGCCCGCGCTGCGACCGGGGGCAAAGCGTTCCGTGTGCCGCACGCGGGCCTCGCCAGCCAGCGTGATGCCGGCGTGCTGGACCCGCCCGTCAGGGTAGTGGAGCAGCGCACCCGCCACGCCCACGGCGGGGTTGCGCAGGGCGCTCACCATGGCGCGCAGCCAGCCGGGGTCGGTGAATTCCAGATCGTTGTTGGCGAAGATCAGGAGATCTCCCCGGCTTGCAGCGGCGCCAAGGTTGCTGAGGGCGGCGAAATTGAAAGGGCGCCTGTCGCGCAAAACTGTCATGCCGCGCGCTTCGGCCTTTGCCAGCGCGTCGAGGGCTGCCGGGTCGGTGGTTCCGTTGTCCACCAGCACCACGTCGAGTGCCGGCCAGTCAGTCTGCGCAATGGTTTCGAGGTAGCGCTGGATGTGGTGCGGTGCGTCGCGCGTTGCGGTTACGACCGAGACTGTCGGCGTTTCGGCTATTGCGGTGGCTGTCGGGGGTGGCGGCGAGGCTGGCGTTTCGGCAGGGGCCTTATCCGCTGCGCCAGATTGTTGAATGTGGCGCCTTTCCCGCCAGGCAGTCTCACCCGCCCCGCGCAGAGCCTTGCGCAATGCCCCGTCGCGGCCGGGGCCAGTGTCCAGCCAGTGGTCCACCAGCCGGCCGGCTTGGCGCCGCGCGGCAGAAAGCCCGTCCCTGCCGAGCGAAAGCACGCGGACTGCCGGGGGGACGGGCCGGATGGTAAGCGCATGGATTGCAACACCGCCGCGCTCCTGCCGCGGCTGGAGCACCAGTTCCTGCACCGGCTGCGTCAGCGTGATCTCGGCCCGGTAGCGAGCCCCGGTGCGGCGGCGGAAGCGGCCGAGCGGATGGTCATTGGGCTCAGCATTCGCCGCAAACAGAAAAGGCGCGACCCAGGCAATTGTGTCACCGCCCGTAAAATCGGCCTCGAAGCGGACGCGGCCGGGCCCGATCGGCGTATCGAAAGACAGGCTGAGCGCACCACCTGGCGCCATCTCCAGGAAATGACCGTCGAACCCTATGCCCTCATATCGGCCGATGCGCACCGAAGGAGGCCAGCCCGGCAGTGCCGCCTGCGTCGAACTGCCGCCATGCGGGGCAAGGGCGGACCGCTGGGTGTGGGGGAGGCGAAGCGGGCCGACCTGCCAATCGGGCAGGAGCGGCTCCCAGGGCGGGGCCGGCGCTACCTCAAACCGGCTCACCTGAAGCCGGGTGCTGCCCTGGGGCATCAGACGCATGGCGCGAAGCGGCGCATCCAGCGTGAACACCGCCTCCAGCGCCCAGCCGACGCCGCGCATCGGGAGCGGAACCCAGCCGGCCGCAGTCTCCACCTCGACCCGGACGGCCGCTTCCTTTGCGTCCAGCGTATGGATGGCCACCGCCTCGAGTGCCAGCGACAGGCGATATGTGCCGCGGGGCAAGTCGAGACAGACCGTCAGCCACGCTGCGTCCGTCGGGAACACCAGCGTGGCGCCTGCAATCTCGATCAGCGGGTCAAGGAGGGGCGGTTCGGGGAAAGCGTCGAGGGCGTGCGCGGGAGGGGCCGTCTTCTCAGTCAAAGATGGCGGGAAGGTCGGCAAGGCGGCCGAGGGTGAGGTCCTTGTCGGAGAGGATGACATCGGATTGCGGGACGCCCCAGTCGATCGCGAGATCGGGATCGTCGAAACGAATACCGCCCTCGCTGGCCTTATCGTAGAATCCATCGACCTTGTAGCACACCACGGTGTCCGGCTCGCGCGTCACGAATGCGTGCGCAAACCCCTGCGGCACGAGAAGCTGCGTCCCGTTTTCTGCAGAGAGTTCGGCACCGACCCATTTGCCGTATGTGGGCGAGCTGCGACGAATATCGACCGCGAAGTCGTGGATCCGGCCTTGCGCGACCCGCACCAGCTTGGCCTGGGCGAAGGGCGGGGCTTGAAAATGCAGCCCGCGAATGGTCCCGACAGAGCGCGAAAGGCTTTGATTATCCTGGACAAATTCCATATCCACCCCTTCCGCTGCGAGGGTCTTCCTGTTCCATGTTTCTTCGAACCAGCCGCGGTCGTCCCCGAAGCGGCGTGGTTGAATTAGCAACACTTCAGGAATTTCGAGTGGTGTGATGGTCAACTGGGTTCCCCTGCAGGTTGGGTTTTTTTCACAGACGCGTGTATGACGCTTCTGCCTATTCGGTAAAGCAGGGTCGTTGCGTGTGAACCGTCCGTTAGTCCTCTTTGATTTGACGCGCCTTTTGAGCGCGACAGGCCGTGCTGCTCCAACGGGCATCGAGCGCGTAGAGTTCCATTATGCTAAATGGTTGACTTCGTTATCTGATATTGAAGTTAAGTTCGTGGCGACCCTGTCGTCGTCCATCCGCCTCGTGCCCGATGCGTCGGTCAATGCATTTCTCGAGCGTCAGTCGCGGACGTGGTCCGAAGGCGCCGAAGGGTTCTCGTCCGGCGTTTCGGTCGACAACATCAGCCGCTTCCTGTCCGGGCGCGGTGCGCCGCCGGCGCCGAAACTCGGGCACCTTTCGCCCGAAGAACGGCGCCTTCGCCGCAGCGCGCACCGGGCAAAGGCGGAAGGCGCCAACCCCATCGCCTCCTGGGCGCAGCAGATGGCGGCCTCCTTTGCGCACGATCCGCTGCAGCCGGTCCTGCGCCGCGCCGCCAGCGGGCGCCAGTCCGTCATCTACCTGCGTGCATCGGGCGACCGCCTGGAAAACCCGGCTCCGTTCGAGAAGCTGAAGGCTGCGGGCGTGAAGATCGTCGTGATGACCTACGACACGATCCCGCTCGACTTTCCGGAGTTCGT
This window encodes:
- the galU gene encoding UTP--glucose-1-phosphate uridylyltransferase GalU produces the protein MKPVRKAVLPVAGLGTRFLPATKAMPKEMLTVVDRPVLQYVVDEAREAGIEQFIFVTGRNKGVIEDHFDHAFELEDTLEKRGKTGPLEHLRRELPEAGNVSFTRQQAPLGLGHAVWCARHLVGDEPFALLLPDVIIKAERGCMAQMMDVYNEHGGNVIAVEEVPEESTDQYGVVEIDGSGDVFDVTGMVEKPKAGTAPSNLIITGRYILQPKIFGMLENQEKGAGGEIQITDSMLRLMQNEGFKGLRFNGTTYDCGSKIGFLGANVAFGLDRDDLGPQLRELAANLMK
- a CDS encoding DUF4864 domain-containing protein: MKRPFVALALTASFALSALFTALPASADPQAVKETISRQLAAFRAGDAEAAYALAAPQIKRMFPSAERFITMVRRGYPAVYGAGAPVFLRTQEIDTTHFAQEVALTDSEGAAWTALYTLALQEDGSWQISGCYLKKATGQSI
- the rfbC gene encoding dTDP-4-dehydrorhamnose 3,5-epimerase, giving the protein MTITPLEIPEVLLIQPRRFGDDRGWFEETWNRKTLAAEGVDMEFVQDNQSLSRSVGTIRGLHFQAPPFAQAKLVRVAQGRIHDFAVDIRRSSPTYGKWVGAELSAENGTQLLVPQGFAHAFVTREPDTVVCYKVDGFYDKASEGGIRFDDPDLAIDWGVPQSDVILSDKDLTLGRLADLPAIFD
- a CDS encoding glycosyltransferase; amino-acid sequence: MTEKTAPPAHALDAFPEPPLLDPLIEIAGATLVFPTDAAWLTVCLDLPRGTYRLSLALEAVAIHTLDAKEAAVRVEVETAAGWVPLPMRGVGWALEAVFTLDAPLRAMRLMPQGSTRLQVSRFEVAPAPPWEPLLPDWQVGPLRLPHTQRSALAPHGGSSTQAALPGWPPSVRIGRYEGIGFDGHFLEMAPGGALSLSFDTPIGPGRVRFEADFTGGDTIAWVAPFLFAANAEPNDHPLGRFRRRTGARYRAEITLTQPVQELVLQPRQERGGVAIHALTIRPVPPAVRVLSLGRDGLSAARRQAGRLVDHWLDTGPGRDGALRKALRGAGETAWRERRHIQQSGAADKAPAETPASPPPPTATAIAETPTVSVVTATRDAPHHIQRYLETIAQTDWPALDVVLVDNGTTDPAALDALAKAEARGMTVLRDRRPFNFAALSNLGAAASRGDLLIFANNDLEFTDPGWLRAMVSALRNPAVGVAGALLHYPDGRVQHAGITLAGEARVRHTERFAPGRSAGYAGRRNRVTETVAVTGALLGVSRSLFETLGGFRAERYPVLYNDVDLCLRARRLGLSSVLVGTARAVHHESISIGPRQTDNPFARGGPVWRMERAVEADRFREDWAAWLDNDPCYPAACDPLEADFLKTV
- a CDS encoding ABC transporter permease, translated to MATTTLSGTFVAQSRIIWTVATRLLQLKTRESPLGVFSSLIEPLAMILMMTLVFSTIRMRVPQAGDYLMLFFMTGIIAINVFKQGQMAGEQGYMRLRRVLGLPHVRPIDLMVSGIFTNTLVMISLFLGMTVFFCVVYDAPWPQNLMLSLAAPVCNSFIALGFASLNAVIKTWFKFWGVIWSTVTMPLAICSGMFYTAESMPLSVQKILFYNPILHSTEFVRSVYFEDYNSGFFSPAYYFSWVIGALVLGLLLERTFRYRLLNVKQ
- a CDS encoding integrin alpha codes for the protein MKLSDLDNFNGFRVDGVDPSDYSGYAVAGAGDINNDSFDDVIIGAYNARGLEYDEAGASYVVFGHAGGFPSFFSLSDLDGTNGFRPDPVGEFGRSGFSA